A stretch of Episyrphus balteatus chromosome 2, idEpiBalt1.1, whole genome shotgun sequence DNA encodes these proteins:
- the LOC129911099 gene encoding synaptic vesicle glycoprotein 2A-like translates to MDTNIALINRKQFSKDAIPFSEALEKTGFGVFNYILIILGGLLLACTLYETASIGFILPIAECDLELTYQDRGILTAVGYIGIIVSSHLWGFLADTKGRRYVIMPTVLISSTVSILSSFSHTFWMLALLRFLNGFFVSGSSATVYAYIGEFHIGRRRTRAVLASSCFLSVGAMSLPVIAWAIINQSWSLPLPFLGIVYKPWRLFIVACTSPGIIAGIILLFYPESPKFLMSIGKNEEALEVLRKMYSWNVRDGNFKVLKIIPEEDTSIGNGSEDSLKSSSLLSSFLQTMWRQTIPLFRKGLLLSTVLACTIQFWIYVTIHGMFMWFPFTVHNMVEFRNKNPGNSSRICDVIYAKQLHLENESQRVDGVKHCTEKLEDETFLLTIMMEFSYGMGFVVIGFLVQKVKKVHILFFILFTFGTCGILTNFIYNTTLALVVYNMLFLAGVGIQVLSEIVVDLYPTYLRAMALCISLMFGRLGGVFGTNMIALLLATNCEMTFNIAGTGLIVSAFLTFLIPKVKNLENKPVIGS, encoded by the exons atgg ATACGAATATTGCCTTGATAAATAGGAAACAATTTAGCAAGGATGCTATTCCATTCTCTGAAGCTTTGGAAAAAACTG GCTTTGGAGTATTTAATTATATCCTCATCATCCTCGGTGGATTACTGCTGGCTTGTACTTTATATGAAACCGCTTCTATAGGTTTCATACTTCCAATAGCAGAATGTGATTTAGAGCTGACATACCAAGATAGAGGCATATTGACAGCTGTAGGATATATCGGTATCATAGTCAGCTCACATCTTTGGGGATTTTTAGCTGATACAAAAGGAAGACGATATGTTATTATGCCAACAGTCTTGATAAGTTCGACAGTGTCGATATTATCAAGTTTTTCACATACATTTTGGATGCTTGCTCTTCTTAGatttttaaatggattttt CGTTTCTGGTTCATCAGCTACTGTCTACGCTTATATTGGAGAGTTTCACATAGGACGGAGAAGAACTCGAGCAGTTCTTGCTTCTTCATGTTTTTTGTCTGTCGGAGCTATGTCATTGCCAGTTATTGCTTGGGCAATTATTAATCAAAGTTGGTCTTTGCCATTGCCTTTTCTTGGAATAGTCTACAAACCATGGAGACTTTTTATAGTAGCTTGTACAAGTCCGGGAATTATTGCTGGAATCATTTTACTCTTCTATCCTGAAAGTCCTAAGTTCCTAATGTCCATTGGAAAAAACGAAGAAGCCTTAGaggttttaagaaaaatgtatagTTGGAATGTAAGAGATGGAAATTTCAAG GTACTTAAAATAATTCCTGAGGAGGATACGTCAATTGGGAATGGAAGTGAAGATTCATTGAAAAGTTCAAGCCTTTTATCAAGCTTTTTACAAACAATGTGGAGACAGACAATACCACTTTTCCGAAAAGGTCTATTACTCTCCACTGTTTTAGCTTGTACAATTCAATTTTGGATTTACGTTACTATCCATGGAATGTTTATGTGGTTTCCATTTACTGTTCATAATATGGTTGAGTTTAGGAATAAGAATCCAGGAAATTCATCTAGAATTTGTGATGTTATTTATGCTAAGCAGCTTCATCTCGAAAATGAATCCCAAAGAGTTGATGGC GTTAAGCATTGCACTGAAAAACTTGAAGATGAAACTTTTCTTTTGACAATTATGATGGAATTTTCTTATGGCATGGGATTTGTTGTTATTGGTTTTCTGgtccaaaaagttaaaaaagttcatattttat tttttatactttttacttttGGAACTTGTGGAATTTTGACAAATTTCATCTACAATACAACTTTGGCCTTAGTTGTATACAATATGCTATTTCTGGCTGGAGTTGGAATTCAAGTTTTGAGCGAAATAGTGGTAGACTTATACCCGACATATTTGAG AGCTATGGCACTTTGTATCTCTTTGATGTTTGGTCGATTGGGCGGTGTCTTTGGAACTAATATGATTGCATTGCTATTGGCTACTAACTGCGAAATGACTTTCAACATTGCCGGAACGGGCTTAATAGTTTCggcatttttaacttttttaattccaaaagtgaaaaatttagAGAACAAACCAGTTATTGGGTCATGA
- the LOC129911098 gene encoding uncharacterized protein LOC129911098 gives MWRQTMPLFRKNLLLSTAIACTIQFCIYITMHGMFMWFPFISHNMVEFRNNNPLNSSRICDVINAKIQFEDNSQKIDGVKHCTEKLENGTFLLTMLMEFVYGLGFIVVGFVLQIVKKVHILFFILFAFGTCGILINFIYDTTLALVVYNMLFLCGVGIQVLSEIVVDLYPTNLRAMALCISLMFGRLGGVFGAYMIALLLATNCEMTFNIAGMGLVVSAFLTFLIPKVKNLENKPVVG, from the exons ATGTGGAGACAAACAATGCCACTATTCCGAAAAAATCTACTACTCTCCACTGCAATAGCTTgtacaattcaattttgtatatacATCACTATGCATGGAATGTTTATGTGGTTTCCATTTATTTCTCATAACATGGTGGAGTTTAGAAATAATAATCCATTAAATTCATCTAGAATTTGTGATGTTATTAATGCTAAGATTCAATTTGAAGATAATTCGCAAAAAATTGATGGc gtTAAGCATTGCactgaaaaacttgaaaatggaACTTTTCTTTTGACGATGTTGATGGAATTTGTTTATGGCTTGGGATttattgttgttggttttgtcctccaaatagtcaaaaaagttcatattttat TTTTCATACTCTTTGCATTTGGAACTTGtggaattttgataaatttcatttatgatACAACTTTGGCCTTAGTTGTATACAATATGCTATTTCTATGCGGGGTTGGAATTCAAGTATTAAGCGAAATAGTTGTAGATTTGTATCCAACAAATTTAAG AGCTATGGCACTTTGCATCTCTTTGATGTTTGGTCGTTTGGGTGGTGTCTTTGGAGCTTATATGATTGCATTGCTATTGGCTACCAACTGCGAGATGACTTTCAATATTGCTGGAATGGGCTTAGTGGTTTCggcatttttaacatttttaattccaaaagtgaaaaatttggaaaacaaaCCAGTTGTTGGGTAG